A window of Vigna unguiculata cultivar IT97K-499-35 chromosome 4, ASM411807v1, whole genome shotgun sequence contains these coding sequences:
- the LOC114181026 gene encoding putative phospholipid-transporting ATPase 9: MSSSLQVIALGILRYACSLLRKDMKKIVITLDSLYILYLQKQGDKQALAKRKQVEGIQIGISDDELSKQVQGKLVHLRERLKQREL; this comes from the exons ATGTCTTCTTCACTTCAAGTGATCGCTCTAGGCATCTTAAg GTATGCTTGCAGTTTACTTAGAAAAGACATGAAAAAGATAGTGATCACTCTTGATTCCTTATATATCCTATACTTGCAAAAACAAGGGGACAAGCAGGCTCTAGCAAAG AGAAAACAAGTAGAAGGGATTCAAATTGGCATATCTGATGATGAGTTATCTAAACAGGTCCAAGGAAAACTAGTACACCTGAGAGAGAGATTGAAGCAAAGGGAGTTATGA
- the LOC114180350 gene encoding putative disease resistance RPP13-like protein 1 isoform X1: MAAEVVGGALLSAFLQVAFDRLASPQFVDFFRGRKLDEKLLGNLNIMLHSINALADDAEQKQFTDRHVKEWLLSVKEAVFDAEDLLGEIDYELTRCQVEAGSEHQTFTDKVSTFFNSTFSSFNKKIESEMKEVLEKLKYLEQQKDALGLKNGTSYSDSKVSQKLPSSSLVVESIIYGRDADKEIIFNWLRSETDNDNHPSIFSIVGMGGLGKTTLAHHVYRDPKMEEAKFDIKAWVCVSDHFDVLTVTKTILEAITNSKDDSGNLEMVHGRLKDEISGRKFLLVLDDVWNEGGEEWEAVRTPLSYGAPGSKILVTARAEKVASNMRSKVHLLRELRGDECWNVFKKHALRDDDLELNDEKEEIGRRIVEKCKGLPLALKTIGSLLCKESSISYWKRVLENDIWDLPKEVKIIPALLLSYQHLPSHLKRCFAYCALFPKDHEFDKKELILLWMAEGFLHHSQQINNVEEIGEQYFNDLLTRSFFLQSDFKTYFSMHDLLNDLAKYVCADFCFRLKFDKGNCIPKKTRHFSFAFDDVECFDGFGSFTDAKRLRSFFPYEEFGGRNIDYYPLQFKILVHELFSNFKFLRVLSLDGYSELKEVPDSVGDLKHLHSLDLSRTGIQKLPESTCLLYNLLILKLNYCSSLEELPLNLHKLTKLHCIEFENTKVTKMPMHFGELKNLQVLSPVFIDKNKEFSTKHLGCLNLHGRLSINEVQNIVNPLDALEANLKNKDLVELLLKWESDHIPDDPRKEKKVLENLQPSKIVEYLSIENYGGTEFPSWVFDNSLSNLVSLRLEDCKYCLCLPPLGLLSSLKTLEIIGFDGIVSIGDEFYGNSSSSFTSLESLKFSKMKELEECERKTAAFPRLEILSVYQCPKLKGLPDQLVNVKNLYIRKASCLERCEHTVSHNSLEALTFFVFPIMNISMSRSFDLLEQICIFESCDSLTTFPLDFFPNLKDLTLSSCRNLQMISQDHTHTSLEMLSIRSCSRFDSFPSEGLSAPQLLLIDIDGAENLKLLPKRIRILHPSLYVLNIINCPKVEMFPDGGLPPNVKDVSLSSLKLIASLKETLGTNTCLQSLSIEYIDVEYFPDEVLLPHSITSLEICRCPNLKKMEYKGLCHLSYLKLYDCPNLQCLPEDGLPESISSLRIWSCPLLERRCQNPEGQDWNKIAHIEDLSVRSKV; this comes from the coding sequence ATGGCAGCAGAAGTTGTTGGTGGTGCTCTTCTTTCTGCATTTCTTCAGGTTGCATTCGACAGGCTGGCTTCTCCTCAATTTGTAGATTTCTTTCGTGGAAGAAAACTTGATGAGAAGCTGCTCGGCAATTTGAACATCATGCTGCACTCCATCAATGCTCTTGCTGATGATGCAGAACAGAAACAGTTCACAGATCGACACGTCAAAGAATGGCTTCTTTCTGTCAAGGAGGCTGTCTTTGATGCAGAGGATCTCTTGGGTGAAATAGATTATGAACTCACCAGATGCCAAGTGGAAGCTGGATCTGAACATCAAACCTTTACTGACAAGGTATCTACCTTCTTCAACTCTACTTTCAGTTCatttaacaagaaaattgaatCAGAGATGAAAGAAGTCctagaaaaactaaaatatcttGAACAGCAAAAGGATGCTCTTGGTTTGAAAAACGGTACTTCTTATTCTGATAGTAAGGTGTCACAGAAATTGCCATCTTCTTCTTTGGTGGTTGAAAGTATTATCTATGGCAGAGATGCAGACAAAGAAATTATCTTTAATTGGCTCAGATCTGAAACCGACAATGATAACCATCCATCTATATTTTCCATTGTGGGCATGGGTGGATTGGGTAAGACCACACTCGCCCATCATGTGTACCGTGACCCAAAGATGGAGGAGGCTAAATTTGATATCAAAGCTTGGGTTTGTGTTTCCGATCATTTTGATGTTTTGACAGTGACAAAAACAATTCTTGAGGCAATCACTAACTCTAAAGATGATAGCGGGAACCTAGAAATGGTTCATGGAAGATTGAAAGACGAAATATCAGGAAGGAAATTTCTTCTTGTTTTAGATGATGTTTGGAACGAAGGAGGAGAAGAATGGGAAGCTGTTCGAACTCCTCTTAGCTATGGGGCTCCAGGAAGTAAAATTCTTGTCACAGCACGTGCTGAGAAAGTTGCTTCTAACATGAGGTCAAAAGTGCATCTCCTGAGGGAATTACGAGGGGATGAATGCTGgaatgtttttaaaaaacatgCATTAAGAGATGATGATCTTGAATTGAATGATGAGAAAGAGGAGATTGGTAGAAGGATAGTTGAGAAGTGCAAAGGATtacctcttgctttgaaaacaATTGGAAGTCTTCTCTGCAAAGAGTCATCCATTTCATATTGGAAGAGGGTATTGGAAAACGACATATGGGACTTGCCGAAAGAAGTTAAAATTATCCCTGCTCTATTACTGAGTTATCAAcaccttccttctcatctcaaGCGATGCTTTGCTTATTGTGCATTGTTTCCGAAAGATCATGAATTTGACAAGAAGGAATTAATTTTGTTGTGGATGGCTGAAGGTTTTCTCCATCACTCTCAACAAATCAATAATGTAGAAGAAATTGGTGAACAGTATTTCAATGATTTACTAACGAGGTCTTTCTTTCTTCAATCAGATTTCAAAACCTATTTCTCCATGCATGACCTTCTGAATGATTTGGCAAAATATGTTTGTGCAGATTTTTGTTTCAGGTTGAAATTTGATAAAGGAAACTGCATCCCCAAAAAAACTCGTcatttttcatttgcattcgatgaCGTAGAATGTTTTGATGGTTTTGGGAGTTTCACTGATGCTAAAAGACTGCGTTCTTTTTTTCCATATGAAGAATTCGGGGGAAGAAATATTGATTATTATCCTTTGCAATTCAAGATTTTGGTACATGAATTGTTTTCCAACTTTAAATTTTTACGTGTCTTATCTTTGGATGGATATTCTGAGCTTAAAGAAGTCCCTGATTCTGTTGGTGATCTTAAACATCTCCATTCTTTAGACCTTTCGAGAACTGGGATACAAAAATTACCCGAATCAACATGTTTGCTCTATAACTTGCTAATCTTGAAGTTGAACTATTGTTCAAGTCTGGAGGAGTTGCCCTTAAATTTGCATAAACTCACCAAATTGCATtgtattgaatttgaaaatacaaaaGTAACAAAGATGCCAATGCATTTTGGAGAGTTGAAGAATCTTCAAGTACTCAGTCCGGTTTTTATCGATAAAAATAAGGAGTTTAGTACTAAGCATCTAGGATGCCTCAATCTTCATGGAAGACTATCAATTAATGAGGTGCAAAATATTGTAAATCCTCTAGATGCATTAGAAGCAAATCTGAAAAATAAAGATCTTGTGGAGTTACTGTTAAAATGGGAGTCAGACCATATCCCTGATGAtccaaggaaagaaaagaaagtattgGAGAATCTACAACCTTCCAAAATCGTGGAATATTTGTCAATAGAGAACTATGGTGGTACAGAATTCCCAAGTTGGGTATTTGATAATTCATTATCAAATTTGGTGTCCTTAAGGCTGGAGGACTGTAAATATTGTTTGTGTTTGCCTCCCCTTGGACTATTGTCATCTCTGAAGACCCTTGAGATTATTGGATTTGATGGAATAGTGAGCATTGGTGATGAATTTTATGGGAATAGCTCTTCTTCGTTTACATCTTTggaaagtttgaaattttcaaAGATGAAGGAATTGGAAGAATGTGAACGTAAGACTGCTGCTTTTCCACGTCTTGAAATTCTCTCGGTGTATCAATGTCCCAAGCTAAAAGGTCTGCCAGATCAACTTGTTAATGTAAAGAATCTTTATATAAGGAAAGCATCGTGCCTCGAAAGGTGTGAGCATACTGTAtctcataattcacttgaagccttgaccttttttgtttttccaattATGAATATTTCAATGAGTCGTAGCTTTGATCTGCTTGAACAAATTTGCATCTTTGAAAGTTGTGATTCTTTAACAACCTTTCCACTCGATTTCTTCCCAAACCTTAAGGATCTTACATTGTCATCCTGTCGTAACCTACAAATGATTTCACAGGATCACACTCATACTAGTCTCGAGATGTTGTCAATTCGCAGTTGCTCACGATTTGACTCATTTCCTAGTGAAGGTTTATCTGCTCCGCAGCTATTGTTAATTGATATTGATGGAGCGGAGAATTTGAAGTTGTTGCCAAAACGCATCAGAATCCTGCATCCGTCTCTTTATGTACTAAACATAATTAATTGTCCAAAAGTGGAGATGTTCCCAGACGGAGGTTTGCCACCAAATGTAAAAGATGTGTCTCTTTCAAGTTTGAAACTTATAGCCTCCCTAAAAGAGACCTTGGGTACCAACACATGTCTTCAAAGCTTGTCTATTGAATATATAGATGTGGAGTATTTTCCCGATGAAGTTTTGCTACCACACTCTATCACTTCTCTAGAAATCTGTCGCTGCCCAAATCTTAAAAAGATGGAGTACAAGGGTCTCTGCCACCTCTCCTATCTCAAACTTTATGACTGTCCCAACCTCCAATGCTTACCGGAGGATGGTCTCCCCGAATCCATCTCCTCTCTTCGGATCTGGAGTTGTCCATTGTTGGAACGACGTTGTCAGAATCCCGAAGGCCAAGACTGGAACAAGATTGCTCACATTGAAGACCTAAGTGTTCGctctaaagtttaa
- the LOC114180350 gene encoding putative disease resistance RPP13-like protein 1 isoform X2: MAAEVVGGALLSAFLQVAFDRLASPQFVDFFRGRKLDEKLLGNLNIMLHSINALADDAEQKQFTDRHVKEWLLSVKEAVFDAEDLLGEIDYELTRCQVEAGSEHQTFTDKVSTFFNSTFSSFNKKIESEMKEVLEKLKYLEQQKDALGLKNGTSYSDSKVSQKLPSSSLVVESIIYGRDADKEIIFNWLRSETDNDNHPSIFSIVGMGGLGKTTLAHHVYRDPKMEEAKFDIKAWVCVSDHFDVLTVTKTILEAITNSKDDSGNLEMVHGRLKDEISGRKFLLVLDDVWNEGGEEWEAVRTPLSYGAPGSKILVTARAEKVASNMRSKVHLLRELRGDECWNVFKKHALRDDDLELNDEKEEIGRRIVEKCKGLPLALKTIGSLLCKESSISYWKRVLENDIWDLPKEVKIIPALLLSYQHLPSHLKRCFAYCALFPKDHEFDKKELILLWMAEGFLHHSQQINNVEEIGEQYFNDLLTRSFFLQSDFKTYFSMHDLLNDLAKYVCADFCFRLKFDKGNCIPKKTRHFSFAFDDVECFDGFGSFTDAKRLRSFFPYEEFGGRNIDYYPLQFKILVHELFSNFKFLRVLSLDGYSELKEVPDSVGDLKHLHSLDLSRTGIQKLPESTCLLYNLLILKLNYCSSLEELPLNLHKLTKLHCIEFENTKVTKMPMHFGELKNLQVLSPVFIDKNKEFSTKHLGCLNLHGRLSINEVQNIVNPLDALEANLKNKDLVELLLKWESDHIPDDPRKEKKVLENLQPSKIVEYLSIENYGGTEFPSWVFDNSLSNLVSLRLEDCKYCLCLPPLGLLSSLKTLEIIGFDGIVSIGDEFYGNSSSSFTSLESLKFSKMKELEECERKTAAFPRLEILSVYQCPKLKGLPDQLVNVKNLYIRKASCLERITLILVSRCCQFAVAHDLTHFLVKVYLLRSYC; encoded by the exons ATGGCAGCAGAAGTTGTTGGTGGTGCTCTTCTTTCTGCATTTCTTCAGGTTGCATTCGACAGGCTGGCTTCTCCTCAATTTGTAGATTTCTTTCGTGGAAGAAAACTTGATGAGAAGCTGCTCGGCAATTTGAACATCATGCTGCACTCCATCAATGCTCTTGCTGATGATGCAGAACAGAAACAGTTCACAGATCGACACGTCAAAGAATGGCTTCTTTCTGTCAAGGAGGCTGTCTTTGATGCAGAGGATCTCTTGGGTGAAATAGATTATGAACTCACCAGATGCCAAGTGGAAGCTGGATCTGAACATCAAACCTTTACTGACAAGGTATCTACCTTCTTCAACTCTACTTTCAGTTCatttaacaagaaaattgaatCAGAGATGAAAGAAGTCctagaaaaactaaaatatcttGAACAGCAAAAGGATGCTCTTGGTTTGAAAAACGGTACTTCTTATTCTGATAGTAAGGTGTCACAGAAATTGCCATCTTCTTCTTTGGTGGTTGAAAGTATTATCTATGGCAGAGATGCAGACAAAGAAATTATCTTTAATTGGCTCAGATCTGAAACCGACAATGATAACCATCCATCTATATTTTCCATTGTGGGCATGGGTGGATTGGGTAAGACCACACTCGCCCATCATGTGTACCGTGACCCAAAGATGGAGGAGGCTAAATTTGATATCAAAGCTTGGGTTTGTGTTTCCGATCATTTTGATGTTTTGACAGTGACAAAAACAATTCTTGAGGCAATCACTAACTCTAAAGATGATAGCGGGAACCTAGAAATGGTTCATGGAAGATTGAAAGACGAAATATCAGGAAGGAAATTTCTTCTTGTTTTAGATGATGTTTGGAACGAAGGAGGAGAAGAATGGGAAGCTGTTCGAACTCCTCTTAGCTATGGGGCTCCAGGAAGTAAAATTCTTGTCACAGCACGTGCTGAGAAAGTTGCTTCTAACATGAGGTCAAAAGTGCATCTCCTGAGGGAATTACGAGGGGATGAATGCTGgaatgtttttaaaaaacatgCATTAAGAGATGATGATCTTGAATTGAATGATGAGAAAGAGGAGATTGGTAGAAGGATAGTTGAGAAGTGCAAAGGATtacctcttgctttgaaaacaATTGGAAGTCTTCTCTGCAAAGAGTCATCCATTTCATATTGGAAGAGGGTATTGGAAAACGACATATGGGACTTGCCGAAAGAAGTTAAAATTATCCCTGCTCTATTACTGAGTTATCAAcaccttccttctcatctcaaGCGATGCTTTGCTTATTGTGCATTGTTTCCGAAAGATCATGAATTTGACAAGAAGGAATTAATTTTGTTGTGGATGGCTGAAGGTTTTCTCCATCACTCTCAACAAATCAATAATGTAGAAGAAATTGGTGAACAGTATTTCAATGATTTACTAACGAGGTCTTTCTTTCTTCAATCAGATTTCAAAACCTATTTCTCCATGCATGACCTTCTGAATGATTTGGCAAAATATGTTTGTGCAGATTTTTGTTTCAGGTTGAAATTTGATAAAGGAAACTGCATCCCCAAAAAAACTCGTcatttttcatttgcattcgatgaCGTAGAATGTTTTGATGGTTTTGGGAGTTTCACTGATGCTAAAAGACTGCGTTCTTTTTTTCCATATGAAGAATTCGGGGGAAGAAATATTGATTATTATCCTTTGCAATTCAAGATTTTGGTACATGAATTGTTTTCCAACTTTAAATTTTTACGTGTCTTATCTTTGGATGGATATTCTGAGCTTAAAGAAGTCCCTGATTCTGTTGGTGATCTTAAACATCTCCATTCTTTAGACCTTTCGAGAACTGGGATACAAAAATTACCCGAATCAACATGTTTGCTCTATAACTTGCTAATCTTGAAGTTGAACTATTGTTCAAGTCTGGAGGAGTTGCCCTTAAATTTGCATAAACTCACCAAATTGCATtgtattgaatttgaaaatacaaaaGTAACAAAGATGCCAATGCATTTTGGAGAGTTGAAGAATCTTCAAGTACTCAGTCCGGTTTTTATCGATAAAAATAAGGAGTTTAGTACTAAGCATCTAGGATGCCTCAATCTTCATGGAAGACTATCAATTAATGAGGTGCAAAATATTGTAAATCCTCTAGATGCATTAGAAGCAAATCTGAAAAATAAAGATCTTGTGGAGTTACTGTTAAAATGGGAGTCAGACCATATCCCTGATGAtccaaggaaagaaaagaaagtattgGAGAATCTACAACCTTCCAAAATCGTGGAATATTTGTCAATAGAGAACTATGGTGGTACAGAATTCCCAAGTTGGGTATTTGATAATTCATTATCAAATTTGGTGTCCTTAAGGCTGGAGGACTGTAAATATTGTTTGTGTTTGCCTCCCCTTGGACTATTGTCATCTCTGAAGACCCTTGAGATTATTGGATTTGATGGAATAGTGAGCATTGGTGATGAATTTTATGGGAATAGCTCTTCTTCGTTTACATCTTTggaaagtttgaaattttcaaAGATGAAGGAATTGGAAGAATGTGAACGTAAGACTGCTGCTTTTCCACGTCTTGAAATTCTCTCGGTGTATCAATGTCCCAAGCTAAAAGGTCTGCCAGATCAACTTGTTAATGTAAAGAATCTTTATATAAGGAAAGCATCGTGCCTCGAAAG GATCACACTCATACTAGTCTCGAGATGTTGTCAATTCGCAGTTGCTCACGATTTGACTCATTTCCTAGTGAAGGTTTATCTGCTCCGCAGCTATTGTTAA